A single Anabas testudineus chromosome 10, fAnaTes1.2, whole genome shotgun sequence DNA region contains:
- the hdac3 gene encoding histone deacetylase 3 — protein MTNRTSYFYDPDVGNFHYGAGHPMKPHRLSLTHSLVLHYGLYKKMMVFKPYKASQHDMCRFHSEDYIDFLQKVSPNNMQGFTKSLNTFNVGDDCPVFPGLFEFCSRYTGASLQGATQLNHKICDIAINWAGGLHHAKKFEASGFCYVNDIVISILELLKYHPRVLYIDIDIHHGDGVQEAFYLTDRVMTVSFHKYGNYFFPGTGDMYEVGAESGRYYCLNVPLRDGIDDQSYRQLFQPVIKQVVDFYQPTCIVLQCGADSLGCDRLGCFNLSIRGHGECVEFVKSFKIPLLVLGGGGYTVRNVARCWTFETSLLVDESISDELPYSEYFEYFAPDFTLHPDVSTRIENQNSRQYLEQIRQTVFENLKMLNHAPSVQIHDVPSDMLSYERNDEPDPDERGAEENYTRPEAANEFYDGDHDNDKESDVEI, from the exons ATGACAAACAGAACATCTTATTTCTACGACCCAGACGTGGGAAACTTTCATTACG GTGCTGGTCACCCCATGAAGCCTCACCGTTTGTCTCTTACTCACAGTCTGGTTTTGCACTATGGACTTTACAAGAAAATGATG GTGTTTAAACCGTATAAAGCATCCCAGCATGACATGTGTCGGTTCCACTCTGAAGACTACATAGACTTCTTACAGAAGGTCAGCCCCAACAACATGCAGGGATTCACAAAGAGTCTTAACACATTTAACGTGGGAGATGACTG tCCTGTGTTTCCAGGTCTTTTTGAGTTCTGCTCAAGATACACAGGGGCCTCTTTACAAGGAGCTACACAGCTCAACCACAAG ATCTGTGACATCGCCATCAACTGGGCTGGAGGTTTACATCATGCCAAAAAATTTGAG gcgTCTGGTTTTTGCTACGTCAATGACATCGTCATCAGCATACTAGAGCTGCTCAA ATACCACCCTAGAGTTCTGTACATCGACATAGACATTCACCATGGAGACGGCGTCCAGGAAGCCTTTTACCTGACTGACCGAGTCATGACCGTCTCCTTCCACAAATATGGGAACTATTTTTTTCCTGGAACAG gtGACATGTATGAAGTCGGAGCAGAGAGTGGTCGGTACTACTGCCTCAATGTTCCTCTGAGAGACGGCATCGATGACCAAA gCTACAGGCAGCTGTTCCAGCCGGTTATTAAGCAGGTGGTGGATTTCTACCAGCCGACCTGCATCGTTCTACAG tgtgGAGCAGATTCTCTGGGCTGTGACAGACTGGGCTGCTTCAACCTCAGCATACGAGGACATGG TGAGTGTGTGGAGTTTGTAAAGAGCTTTAAGATTCCTCTGTTGGTcctgggaggaggaggatacACAGTCAGGAACGTGGCTCGCTGCTG GACCTTCGAGACGTCCCTGTTAGTAGATGAATCCATCAGTGATGAGCTGCCATATAGTG AGTATTTCGAGTACTTTGCTCCAGACTTCACGCTGCATCCTGACGTCAGCACCAGGATAGAAAACCAGAACTCCAGACAG TACTTGGAGCAGATCCGTCAGACAGTGTTTGAGAACCTGAAGATGCTGAACCATGCGCCCAGTGTCCAGATCCACGATGTCCCCTCTGACATGCTGAGCTACGAACGCAATGACGAGCCAGACCCCGATGAGAGGGGGGCCGAGGAAAACTACACCAG ACCAGAGGCAGCCAACGAGTTCTACGATGGCGACCACGACAATGACAAAGAGAGCGATGTGGAAATTTGA